A part of Paenarthrobacter sp. A20 genomic DNA contains:
- a CDS encoding pyruvate dehydrogenase, with amino-acid sequence MAKELATQLIEQLQAAGVQRIYGIVGDSLNPIVDAVRQTGGSAKGGIDWIHVRHEEAAAFAASAEAQLTGKLAVCAGSCGPGNLHLINGLYDANRTGAPVLAIASHIPSKQIGSGFFQETHPDRLFNECSVYSELVSTAEQAPRVMHSAIQNAIGLGGVAVVTLPGDIAGLEATAPTPLPATFRPASLVPDPDSVQQLAEAINDAGKVAIFAGAGVEGSHSELIALAELTKAPIGHSLRGKDFVQYDNPFDIGMTGLLGYGAAAEGIEDADLLILLGTDFPYDQFLPDTRTAQVDRAAQRLGRRTDVDIAVHGDVLPTLQALLPLVHPKKNRRFLDQMLKKHDRLMNKAVGAYTRKVEKKQPIHPEYAASLLDQVAADDAVFTADTGMCNVWTARYINPLGTRRLIGSFLHGSMANAVPHAIGAQVAFPGRQVVSVSGDGGLSMLLGELITIAAHKLPVNVVVFNNSTLGMVKLEMLVDGLPDFGVDVPDANYAGVAKALGFHAVRVTDPADIEAAYRAAFAHPGPSLVELITDPNALSIPPKISGSQVIGFATAMSKVVLNRGAGEAVSMARSNLRNIPRR; translated from the coding sequence ATGGCCAAGGAACTTGCCACCCAGCTCATCGAACAACTTCAGGCTGCCGGCGTGCAGCGGATCTACGGAATCGTCGGTGACAGCCTCAACCCGATCGTGGACGCTGTTCGCCAAACCGGAGGTTCGGCGAAGGGAGGCATCGACTGGATCCACGTGCGCCATGAGGAGGCGGCCGCGTTCGCCGCCTCTGCGGAGGCTCAATTAACCGGCAAGCTAGCTGTGTGTGCAGGATCCTGCGGTCCCGGCAATTTGCATCTGATCAACGGATTGTATGACGCCAACCGCACCGGAGCCCCGGTTCTGGCAATTGCCTCACACATCCCCAGCAAGCAGATAGGATCAGGGTTCTTCCAGGAAACGCATCCTGACAGGCTCTTCAATGAGTGCTCGGTGTATTCGGAGCTGGTGAGTACGGCCGAGCAGGCGCCGCGTGTGATGCATAGTGCCATCCAGAACGCGATTGGCCTCGGGGGAGTCGCCGTGGTCACCCTCCCTGGTGACATCGCCGGTCTTGAAGCCACAGCCCCCACCCCCTTGCCTGCCACGTTCCGGCCCGCCAGCTTGGTCCCCGACCCCGACAGTGTCCAGCAACTGGCTGAGGCAATTAACGACGCCGGTAAGGTCGCCATTTTCGCCGGTGCCGGCGTCGAGGGCTCCCACAGCGAACTCATTGCGCTGGCCGAACTGACCAAGGCACCCATTGGCCATTCACTCCGGGGCAAGGACTTTGTCCAGTACGACAATCCGTTCGATATCGGCATGACCGGACTGCTCGGCTATGGTGCCGCGGCGGAGGGCATCGAGGACGCGGACCTGCTGATCCTGCTGGGTACTGATTTTCCGTATGACCAATTCCTGCCCGATACCCGGACAGCCCAAGTGGATCGGGCGGCGCAGCGGCTGGGGCGGCGGACCGACGTCGACATTGCCGTCCACGGTGACGTGCTGCCGACACTCCAAGCGCTGCTGCCCTTGGTGCACCCCAAGAAGAACCGCCGATTTCTGGATCAGATGCTCAAGAAGCACGACCGCCTGATGAATAAAGCAGTAGGTGCCTACACTCGCAAGGTGGAGAAGAAGCAGCCGATCCACCCCGAATATGCGGCCTCATTACTGGACCAGGTCGCAGCCGACGACGCTGTCTTCACAGCCGATACCGGCATGTGCAACGTCTGGACCGCCCGGTACATCAACCCGCTGGGTACCCGACGGCTGATCGGTTCCTTCCTGCACGGCTCCATGGCCAACGCTGTTCCGCATGCGATCGGCGCACAAGTGGCCTTTCCCGGCCGTCAGGTGGTATCTGTCTCAGGCGACGGTGGCCTGTCCATGCTGCTGGGCGAGCTGATCACTATTGCGGCGCACAAGTTACCCGTGAACGTGGTGGTGTTCAACAACTCGACCTTGGGCATGGTCAAATTGGAAATGCTGGTGGACGGCCTTCCCGACTTTGGCGTGGATGTGCCGGACGCCAACTATGCCGGGGTAGCCAAGGCGCTGGGCTTCCACGCCGTGCGGGTCACGGATCCAGCGGATATCGAGGCTGCGTACAGGGCTGCCTTTGCACACCCGGGTCCGTCCCTGGTGGAGCTCATCACTGATCCGAATGCGCTGTCCATTCCGCCGAAGATCTCCGGATCGCAGGTGATCGGCTTCGCCACGGCCATGTCCAAGGTGGTCCTGAACCGGGGCGCGGGGGAGGCCGTGAGCATGGCGCGCAGCAACCTGCGCAACATCCCGCGGCGCTAG